GATGGCCCGCTGTTGCGAGCTCAGGCCCATCGCCATGGCCTGGGTTCCCATGGGCTGCGTCATCGGAGCCTGTTTCATGGCTGGCGGCGTGGCCTGGGCCGCAGCGGTACAGGCAAAGAACAAGGCGGACACAAACGCGAGCGCAAACAGTGGGAAGATGAGACGACTCTTCATAAAAGCCTCCTTCATGTTTTGCCGCGCCGGTTGGCGCGCCGCCAGCAAACGCGCGGCGGTGACGTCCTGTTCCCCATGGAAGAGGATTTCACAGCATCCCCGTTATACCCCCTGATTTTCGCCCGTCAATGTTGAATATTCCTTTTGCCCGCTCGGCGGCCGGTCTGGCCGTTTCTCGCCAGGGCAACCGGGTACGATCATTGACAAAAGTGTAGCAAAACTGTTTTGTTCTATAATTTAATTCCAATATTTCAGGATGTTGACAATCAAACGTCCTTGTTGCAAAGCTCCCGCATCTTTACCAGGGGCGACAGTATGGCCATGCATTCCCCGGGGCTGCTCCCCGATGTCCCGGAAGACGTCCACCAGCGCATCTTCCAATGCTCTCCCAACGCAGCCCTCTTGCGCGATGCCGACGGTATCGTGCTTGCAGTCAATGCCGCCTTTGAGGCCCTCTTTGGCGTGGACGCGGCCGAGGTTGTCGGGCGGGATCTGCGGGCGGTGGTGCGTCCGGCCGTGGACAGGGACGGCGACGGGGGGGGCGAGGTCTGGAGTCTGTCCGGCGCGGCCTTTTTGCGGGAAACCCGCTGGGGCGCCCACGACGGCGGCACGGTGGATGTGAGCCTGTCCCAGTTTCCGGTGGGGGACAGCGGCGGCAAGACCATCTCCTGCGTGATTTTTCGGGATATTTCCGGGCGTCGCCGGGCCGAGGAACAGCTCGACGCGGCCGAGCGCAAGTACCGCTCCATCTTTGAAAATGCCGTCGAGGGCATCTTTCAGACCACCCCCGGCGGCCGCTATCTGGAGGCCAATCGCACCCTGGCCCGCATCTACGGCTTTGTATCCGTGGCCGAGATGACCGAGTATTTCCGGGACATCAAAAACCAGCTCTACGTCGATCCCAGGCGGCGCGACGACTTCGTGCGCCGGCTTTCGGCCCATGACGAGGTGCACAACTTCGAGTCGCAGATCCGGAAAAAAGACGGGGCCGTCATCTGGATTTCCGAAAATGCCCGGGTGGTGCGCGATGCCTCCGGCGAGGCGGTCTACTACGAAGGCACGGTGGTGGACATCACCGACCGCAAGCGGGCCGAGGAACAGCTGGCCGCCCAGCGGGCCTATTTCGACCAGCTTTTTGCCAATTCCCCCCAGGCCATTGCGCTTATCGACATGCACCGCAACATCGTGGACGCCAACCACGCCTTTGAAAATCTTTTCGGCTTCAGGGCTGAGGAGATCAAGGGTTTCGGCATGCGCACCTATATCGTGCCCGATCACCTGCTTGGCGAGTGCGAGAGCACCCGAAACGCCATTTTGTCGGGCAACACGCTGGTGCGCGAGACGTTTCGGCAGCACCGCGACGGCCGGCTCATCCCGGTGTCCATGATCGGCTTTCCCATTGAAATCGGCGGCCGGGTCCAGGGCATCGTCTACGTGTATCAGGACATCTCCGAGCGCAAGGCCTTTGAGGAGCAGATCACCCATCAGGCCTTCCACGACGCCCTGACCGGGCTGCCCAACCGCAGCCTGTTTGCCGACCGCCTGGACCGGGCGCTGACGCGCGGCAAACGCCGCAGCGACTACCAGTATGCCGTGCTCATGATCGACCTCAACAAGTTCAAGGGCATAAACGACACCCTGGGGCATCAGGCCGGGGACCAGCTGCTCATCGAAGTGTCGCGGCGGCTGTTGTCCTGCGTGCGCACCATGGACACCGTGGCCCGCCTGGGCGGAGACGAGTTCGCCATCATCCTGGAGGAACTCAAGTCCAAGAAAGAGGTCATGACCGTGGTCGAACGCATCGGCACGGTCCTTGGCCGGCCCTGCGTCCTGTGCGGCTCCACGGTCACTCCCGGGGCCAGCATCGGCATTGTGCTGCGCACCCTGGACTACACGAGCGCCGAAGACATTTTGCGCGACGCCGACATCGCCATGTACCGGGCCAAGGAATCGGGCCGCACCTCCATGATCTTTGATCGCCAGATGCACCAGGAAATCCTTGAGGCCATCACCCTGGAAGCCGATCTGCGCGCGGCCCTGGAGCGGGGCGAGCTGCTGCTCCACTACCAGCCCATTGTCGATGTCCAAAGCGGTCGGATCGAGGGTTTTGAGGCCCTGGTGCGCTGGGATCATCCCATCCGGGGGCTGGTGCCGCCGGTGCGCTTTATCCCGCTGGCCGAGGAGACCGGGCTGATCCTGCCGCTTGGCCGTTTCGTCATCACCGAGGCCTGCCGCCAGCTGCGGTCCTGGCAGCTTACGATGCCCGAGGCCGGGGCGCTTTCGGTCAGCGTCAACGTGTCCTGCCGCCAGTTCGTCAAGGACGGGCTGGTGGAACATGTGTCCGGGGTGCTGGCCGAAACCGGATTGGACCCGGCCTGCCTCAAGCTTGAGATCACCGAGTCGGTGCTCATGCACGACGCCCAGCACACGGCCGGGGAACTCAACCGCTTAAAGAAGCTCGGAGTCAAGATCGCCATCGACGACTTCGGCACCGGCTATTCCTCCCTGTCCTATCTGCGCCAGCTGCCCATCGACCACCTGAAGATCGACCGGTCCTTTATCAGCGGCGACGACTGCAACGGCGAGAGCCAGGAAATCGTCAAATCCATCATCGCCCTGGCCCGCAGCCTGGGCCTGACCGTCATTGCCGAGGGGGTCGAGCATCAGGACCAGCTCGACAAACTGCGCTTTGCCGATTGCGACAAGGCGCAGGGCTTCATGTTCTCGCGCCCGGTGGACAAGGACGCGGCCCTGCAGCTGCTCCGGGAGGCCTTGGACGGCGGCTGCGGCTGCTCTCCGGTCTGACGTCCGTGGCCGGGCCGCCGGCCTGACGTTCTTCCCTGCCCCGGGCCGCCGGTTTCGCCGTGCCCCTTTTTCTCCCAACGTCCCCTTTTGTGCCGTTATTTCTGTAACCGGTTGTCTTCGGCCGGCGTCTTTTCGTATAGAAGGCAGAGCCTCCGGAGAGAAAAGCAGCGCCCGAGGCTCTGGGGAACTATGTCGGCCAAGAGCCGACAGGAAGTTGACAAAATATACGATGGCAGAGTGTACAGTACTGTGCGCTCTGCCATTATTTATTTGCAGTGCAAAAGAATGTGACGCCTTTTGTTTGCAAAAGATACAGAATTCATAAAAAATTATTGTCGCTATTTTTTTTATTTCTGTCCTAAACAATCAGAAATGTCGTCCGATAGGTGCTCATACAAAAGGAGGTTGCCATGGCAGCCATTGATACGTCCCTGACACTGTATGCGAACACCTCCCAGTCGCTCACCTCTGCCAGTTCGGGCCTCACGGCCACCGCCAAAACGACCTCGGGCGGCTCGTCTTCGAGCACGTCCGCTTCCGGCGACACCGTGACCATCTCGGACGAGGGCAAAGCCCTGGCCTACAGTCTGGGCACGGGCCAGACGGCCAGCAACGCCGCGACCACCGCCGCCTCGGCGACCACGGCCACGACCGAGGAAGCCTCCGCCACGTCCACGACCACTGCTGCCGCCGGTTCGAGCGCCGCCGAGTCCACCGCCTCGGCCCAGGGCAGCGGCGGGGCCAAGGGCTCCGGCTCGGCCAGCAGCAGTGATTCGGAGGACGAAACAGACACCACCACCTCGGAC
The Desulfovibrio sp. TomC genome window above contains:
- a CDS encoding sensor domain-containing protein, which gives rise to MAMHSPGLLPDVPEDVHQRIFQCSPNAALLRDADGIVLAVNAAFEALFGVDAAEVVGRDLRAVVRPAVDRDGDGGGEVWSLSGAAFLRETRWGAHDGGTVDVSLSQFPVGDSGGKTISCVIFRDISGRRRAEEQLDAAERKYRSIFENAVEGIFQTTPGGRYLEANRTLARIYGFVSVAEMTEYFRDIKNQLYVDPRRRDDFVRRLSAHDEVHNFESQIRKKDGAVIWISENARVVRDASGEAVYYEGTVVDITDRKRAEEQLAAQRAYFDQLFANSPQAIALIDMHRNIVDANHAFENLFGFRAEEIKGFGMRTYIVPDHLLGECESTRNAILSGNTLVRETFRQHRDGRLIPVSMIGFPIEIGGRVQGIVYVYQDISERKAFEEQITHQAFHDALTGLPNRSLFADRLDRALTRGKRRSDYQYAVLMIDLNKFKGINDTLGHQAGDQLLIEVSRRLLSCVRTMDTVARLGGDEFAIILEELKSKKEVMTVVERIGTVLGRPCVLCGSTVTPGASIGIVLRTLDYTSAEDILRDADIAMYRAKESGRTSMIFDRQMHQEILEAITLEADLRAALERGELLLHYQPIVDVQSGRIEGFEALVRWDHPIRGLVPPVRFIPLAEETGLILPLGRFVITEACRQLRSWQLTMPEAGALSVSVNVSCRQFVKDGLVEHVSGVLAETGLDPACLKLEITESVLMHDAQHTAGELNRLKKLGVKIAIDDFGTGYSSLSYLRQLPIDHLKIDRSFISGDDCNGESQEIVKSIIALARSLGLTVIAEGVEHQDQLDKLRFADCDKAQGFMFSRPVDKDAALQLLREALDGGCGCSPV